The following are from one region of the Hymenobacter radiodurans genome:
- a CDS encoding LamG-like jellyroll fold domain-containing protein, whose protein sequence is MEAWVRTTSSGYQWVAGKYSNSLVEEKGFHLYTNNGAAYFNGRTSVGLYMSSGASRTRVDDGRWHHLAGVCNINSWQIYVDGVLENSATYPFSRADLTTSSALAIGEYIVQAENLFLGDIDEIRVWRTALTEDQIRTNMCRKISPVPAELVAYYNFDQTSGTIAVDKGSVPVNGTLSNFTGAALWQPSGAAIGDASTFAYGTDLRTTRLRIKATNGDSAIVNNIRTQTDGVQLYVVNQEPSIKPAAGTSAAVYFGVFSRGLTGAYDFRLRPVGGLGCSGLSVRPANDGIWSTLTTTTSTSTSVLATQQTYRAEYMQTGIVLNVPVVAISGDSVICLNSNTQLTAAAAGAQSYRWSNGATTPTISVSQPGIYTVTATFAAGCTTTRSRQVALRASSPVPAFALGPDTTVCEGTPLLLRAPVGNAYSYLWSDGSTGSTLLARQGGTYSVTVRSGCNTQTASRTLTAQLCVPNIITPNKDGRNDAFVVASYTVGEWSLAIYNRWGKEVYQTERYLNDWGTSAAPGVYYYMLRRSSTNSAIKGWLEVVR, encoded by the coding sequence GGAAAAAGGCTTTCACTTGTACACCAACAATGGTGCGGCCTATTTCAATGGGCGCACCAGTGTTGGTTTGTATATGTCCTCGGGAGCCTCACGCACGCGCGTTGACGATGGGCGTTGGCATCATTTAGCAGGAGTATGTAACATCAATTCCTGGCAAATCTATGTAGATGGAGTACTGGAAAACAGTGCCACCTATCCTTTCTCCCGAGCAGACCTGACTACAAGTTCAGCCCTAGCTATTGGCGAGTATATTGTACAGGCAGAAAACCTGTTTTTAGGCGACATTGACGAAATCCGGGTGTGGCGCACGGCCTTGACTGAAGACCAGATCCGGACCAATATGTGCCGCAAGATTTCGCCTGTACCTGCTGAGCTAGTGGCCTATTATAACTTCGATCAGACCTCCGGCACCATAGCGGTTGACAAAGGGAGTGTGCCTGTCAACGGTACGCTAAGCAACTTTACTGGCGCTGCACTCTGGCAACCATCCGGAGCCGCCATTGGAGATGCCAGCACCTTTGCTTACGGAACCGACTTGCGGACGACACGTCTCCGCATAAAAGCGACCAACGGCGACTCGGCCATCGTCAACAATATTAGAACCCAAACGGATGGCGTACAGCTGTATGTTGTAAATCAGGAGCCTTCCATTAAGCCTGCTGCAGGAACTAGTGCGGCTGTGTACTTTGGGGTGTTCAGTCGAGGACTTACTGGTGCCTATGATTTTCGGCTTCGTCCTGTGGGCGGTTTGGGTTGTTCAGGTCTCTCTGTGCGGCCTGCTAATGATGGTATTTGGTCAACTCTAACTACAACGACCTCAACTTCGACTTCAGTGCTTGCCACGCAGCAGACCTACCGAGCTGAGTATATGCAGACGGGAATTGTGCTTAACGTACCCGTAGTTGCTATTAGCGGCGACTCTGTAATATGCCTTAACAGCAATACGCAACTCACTGCCGCTGCCGCCGGAGCTCAATCCTACCGCTGGAGCAACGGTGCTACTACCCCCACTATTAGCGTATCACAACCGGGTATTTATACCGTAACAGCAACCTTTGCCGCCGGCTGCACCACTACGCGCAGTCGGCAGGTGGCATTGCGCGCATCCAGTCCAGTGCCTGCTTTTGCTTTGGGCCCTGATACTACCGTATGCGAGGGTACTCCTTTGCTATTGCGAGCGCCAGTAGGTAATGCGTATTCCTACTTATGGTCGGATGGCTCGACGGGCAGCACGCTTCTAGCCCGCCAGGGCGGCACGTATAGCGTAACAGTGCGTAGTGGTTGCAACACCCAAACAGCCAGCAGAACGCTGACCGCTCAACTCTGCGTGCCCAACATTATCACGCCTAACAAAGACGGTCGCAACGATGCCTTCGTAGTTGCTTCTTATACCGTAGGCGAATGGTCGTTGGCAATTTATAACCGTTGGGGCAAGGAAGTGTATCAAACAGAGCGTTACCTCAACGACTGGGGCACCAGTGCTGCGCCAGGCGTTTATTACTATATGCTGCGCCGCAGCAGCACCAACAGCGCCATTAAAGGGTGGCTGGAAGTGGTTCGCTAA
- a CDS encoding polysaccharide biosynthesis protein yields MGIVQRQGLRNTIIAYIGLGLGFVNTVLVLPNLLAADQIGLTRVLVSVATIYAQLAAFGFASTGIRFFPYFRDKATGHQGFLPMLLGVPLLGFAVMTIIYVLGKPFLLAQYERDAALLNPYYFWGQFWPCLRCFIPCRMRT; encoded by the coding sequence TTGGGCATCGTTCAGCGGCAGGGACTGCGCAACACCATTATTGCCTACATCGGGTTAGGCCTCGGCTTTGTAAATACTGTGCTGGTGCTGCCCAACCTGCTGGCCGCCGACCAGATTGGGTTGACTCGGGTGCTGGTGTCAGTAGCGACCATTTACGCGCAGCTGGCGGCCTTTGGGTTTGCCAGCACCGGCATTCGCTTTTTCCCTTATTTCCGCGATAAAGCCACTGGCCACCAAGGGTTTCTGCCGATGCTGCTGGGCGTTCCGCTGCTGGGCTTTGCCGTCATGACCATCATCTACGTACTGGGCAAACCCTTTCTGTTGGCTCAATATGAGCGTGACGCGGCGCTGCTCAATCCGTATTACTTCTGGGGGCAATTCTGGCCCTGTTTACGCTGTTTTATTCCTTGCAGGATGCGTACCTGA
- a CDS encoding lipopolysaccharide biosynthesis protein, producing MQDAYLKALYQTAFSSFVQDILLRVLTVVAALLFSLGYLTFHQFVLAFIGSYGFATLLLALYVMYLGEWHLRPSKAALGVVPVREVLSFSGFVILSSLSGTIIGSIDSLMVGSSISLAATGVYTTAFFISTALTIPARSLNKIAFPLLAEYWKAQDMPRMADFYRRTTRLNTVVGCWLALGIGLNLDFIYSLMRPEFAAGATSVLLLLAGRLFDSITGVNGLILVTSPRYRFDLVFNVSLAVATVLLNLLLIPLYGLTGAALATLLAMTGINVARTWFVWRAYGLQPFDFRIPLVLAVAAAAGLAAWLVPITHSVFVTMLVRSTMLTSVYGGLLLLTRAVPEVSNLWQQVRRRAHF from the coding sequence TTGCAGGATGCGTACCTGAAGGCGCTCTATCAAACGGCTTTTTCATCCTTTGTGCAGGATATTCTGCTGCGCGTGCTCACGGTGGTAGCGGCGCTTTTATTCTCGTTGGGATATCTAACCTTTCATCAATTTGTGCTGGCTTTTATTGGCAGCTATGGATTCGCTACGCTGCTGCTGGCGCTCTATGTGATGTACTTGGGTGAGTGGCACTTGCGGCCTTCCAAGGCAGCATTGGGGGTAGTGCCCGTGCGGGAAGTGCTCAGCTTCAGCGGGTTCGTGATTCTGTCCAGCTTGTCGGGCACCATCATCGGCTCCATCGATTCGCTGATGGTAGGTTCTAGTATAAGTTTGGCGGCTACGGGCGTGTATACCACTGCGTTTTTTATTAGCACTGCGCTTACTATTCCGGCTCGCTCGCTGAATAAGATTGCTTTTCCGCTGCTGGCGGAGTACTGGAAAGCGCAGGATATGCCGCGCATGGCCGACTTTTACCGCCGCACTACGCGGCTCAACACGGTGGTGGGGTGTTGGCTGGCGCTGGGCATTGGCTTGAATCTGGACTTCATTTACTCGCTAATGCGGCCCGAATTTGCGGCTGGCGCCACGTCCGTGTTGCTGCTGCTGGCCGGACGCCTTTTCGATAGCATAACGGGTGTCAACGGCTTGATACTGGTCACCTCCCCCCGCTACCGCTTCGATTTGGTGTTCAATGTGTCGCTGGCGGTAGCTACGGTGCTGCTCAATCTGCTCCTGATTCCGTTGTACGGCCTCACCGGCGCAGCTCTTGCTACCCTCCTGGCCATGACTGGCATCAACGTGGCGCGCACCTGGTTTGTGTGGCGCGCCTACGGCTTGCAGCCCTTCGATTTTCGGATTCCGCTGGTTTTAGCAGTTGCTGCCGCTGCTGGTTTAGCAGCATGGCTGGTGCCAATTACTCACTCGGTTTTCGTCACGATGCTCGTTCGCTCTACAATGCTTACAAGCGTATATGGGGGGCTTTTGTTGCTGACGCGGGCTGTACCAGAGGTTAGTAACCTGTGGCAGCAGGTGCGCCGACGGGCCCATTTTTAA
- a CDS encoding DUF7033 domain-containing protein — MQPQLEIADQADGFFQRQQPFPPAPTWREWQGKRIAFFFDTKPEHPLLELLPGGRAIIHADIISAAFYLLSGWQEYFSEERDQHGRFPYAISVQQQYGFVAVPVVNYYFDVLRTAVEYITGQRLQLRGWGSNQAPFATFITHDIDNCLSAWKSEGKAALHKGQLALFGRLLWRRLRGQDDWNNLEEVQAETERWGAKSTFFFLGNPDRAANGIRNADYDLTTPHFQKRIQRLAQNGAEIAVHGSLGTSQNAPQLRQEKEKLPVAALGNRFHYLSWEPRQSPHTVAAAGFAYDSTLGFAEHYGFRHSYCLPFYPFNFEVGKAFEFLEIPLHVMDATLHHPNYLQLAPHEILPALVPMFQEIERFGGVCTVLWHNENFAPQNQKNGPRQFQELVHYLRSRNTAFVNGADILAHLNSPTASASA; from the coding sequence ATGCAGCCGCAGCTCGAAATAGCAGACCAAGCAGATGGCTTTTTTCAGCGGCAGCAACCATTTCCACCAGCACCAACCTGGCGCGAGTGGCAGGGTAAGCGTATTGCCTTCTTTTTCGATACTAAGCCAGAGCACCCACTGTTGGAGCTTCTGCCCGGCGGTCGGGCTATCATCCATGCCGATATAATTTCGGCCGCCTTTTATCTGCTCAGCGGCTGGCAGGAGTATTTTTCTGAGGAGCGCGACCAGCACGGACGGTTTCCCTACGCAATCAGCGTCCAGCAGCAGTACGGATTTGTGGCGGTACCGGTAGTCAACTACTACTTCGATGTATTGCGCACAGCGGTAGAGTATATTACTGGCCAAAGGTTGCAGCTGCGCGGCTGGGGGTCAAATCAGGCACCATTCGCGACGTTTATAACCCACGACATCGATAACTGCCTCAGCGCCTGGAAGAGCGAGGGCAAAGCGGCCCTACATAAAGGGCAGTTGGCCTTATTCGGGCGCTTATTGTGGCGGCGGCTACGAGGGCAGGACGACTGGAATAACCTGGAAGAAGTGCAGGCCGAAACCGAGCGCTGGGGGGCAAAATCCACGTTCTTTTTTCTTGGTAATCCAGACCGCGCCGCCAACGGCATCCGCAATGCAGACTACGATCTGACCACGCCACACTTCCAAAAACGCATTCAACGCCTAGCTCAGAACGGTGCTGAAATAGCCGTGCATGGCAGCCTCGGGACGTCTCAAAATGCCCCCCAGCTCCGACAAGAGAAGGAAAAGCTCCCGGTAGCAGCACTGGGCAACCGTTTTCACTACCTCAGTTGGGAGCCGCGCCAGTCGCCGCACACTGTAGCAGCGGCCGGGTTTGCCTACGATTCTACGCTAGGATTTGCGGAGCATTATGGCTTTCGACATTCTTACTGCTTACCGTTTTATCCCTTCAATTTCGAGGTGGGCAAAGCGTTTGAATTTCTGGAAATCCCGCTCCATGTGATGGATGCCACCTTACATCATCCTAACTATCTGCAACTGGCCCCGCACGAAATTCTGCCGGCTCTGGTGCCCATGTTTCAGGAAATTGAGCGCTTTGGCGGGGTATGCACCGTGCTTTGGCACAACGAGAATTTTGCCCCCCAGAATCAAAAAAACGGGCCTCGGCAGTTCCAAGAACTAGTACACTACCTTCGCAGCCGCAACACAGCATTCGTAAATGGCGCGGATATTCTAGCCCATCTGAATTCTCCTACGGCGTCAGCATCAGCCTGA